One stretch of Paenibacillus sp. AN1007 DNA includes these proteins:
- a CDS encoding WYL domain-containing protein yields the protein MTDRLIRLMRIITLVQAKPGILARELAERCETTERTIYRDMEALSAMHIPIANMGHGRGYMFISHFAMYPLNWTDEEAQAFMHLADVMEHIRPLLKPAFESAYEKVVASSQKNKTERVEWSEQIREMFKEGAAAWQKNDGHEPNHSLLTLLQAGISQNSIEGNYLYHGEMREIRIDPYCLIPREYQFDLLAYCHLSERMKTFQVNRMHDLRMMPRTFRKNDYLIQSYFRAPWITKGITEGDAVKIRFSSLVVERVMQESFFVRPILTIEPEGTLLFEAAFSDIEEMLAWISKYGPEAEILEPEHCRVLMQERLERWQQVYNQR from the coding sequence ATGACAGACCGACTAATCCGATTAATGCGCATTATTACGCTGGTACAAGCCAAGCCAGGCATTCTTGCCCGGGAGCTTGCCGAGCGATGCGAGACGACGGAAAGGACGATATACCGCGACATGGAGGCCCTCAGCGCAATGCATATTCCGATCGCTAACATGGGACATGGAAGAGGGTACATGTTTATCAGCCATTTTGCCATGTATCCGCTCAATTGGACTGACGAGGAAGCGCAAGCTTTCATGCATCTTGCCGACGTTATGGAACATATACGTCCACTGTTAAAGCCAGCTTTTGAGAGTGCCTATGAGAAGGTGGTAGCATCAAGTCAGAAAAACAAGACCGAGCGGGTGGAATGGTCTGAGCAGATCAGAGAAATGTTCAAAGAAGGAGCAGCTGCCTGGCAGAAAAATGACGGACATGAACCGAATCATTCCCTTCTTACGCTGCTTCAAGCCGGAATTTCGCAAAACAGCATTGAAGGGAATTATCTGTATCATGGAGAGATGAGAGAGATTCGGATTGATCCTTACTGTCTGATTCCTCGGGAATATCAATTTGATCTGTTAGCCTATTGTCACCTGTCCGAAAGAATGAAGACATTCCAGGTAAACCGAATGCATGACTTACGAATGATGCCGCGTACCTTCCGCAAAAATGATTATTTGATCCAGTCTTATTTCCGTGCTCCCTGGATTACGAAAGGGATCACGGAGGGAGACGCTGTTAAAATCCGATTTTCTTCCCTTGTCGTCGAACGTGTAATGCAGGAAAGCTTTTTTGTACGTCCCATTCTAACCATAGAGCCCGAAGGAACCCTGCTGTTTGAAGCTGCATTTAGTGATATTGAGGAAATGCTCGCATGGATATCCAAGTATGGACCAGAGGCTGAAATTCTCGAACCGGAGCACTGCCGAGTCCTCATGCAGGAACGACTGGAACGCTGGCAGCAGGTATACAACCAAAGATAA
- a CDS encoding 3'-5' exonuclease encodes MPYIIYDLEFTVSRNTRYSSEIIDIGAVKVNEDPAAGLVVTDTFHTYVRPSNKSVLSTDTVQFTGITQKDIDAAPLFPAALSQFIDWMGTEPYYMCSWGPDDRSKLISHCRTHQLDVSWITNHNDLQQQWSRAMRKEGKFRQLGLAQALELCGIEFDGTQHRALDDAINTAKVFIHQFDQFKLENNCAADDEGTASKVVYSSAADDEEKESPFGNLADLFKGKV; translated from the coding sequence ATGCCATATATTATATATGATCTTGAATTCACAGTAAGCCGCAATACGCGCTATTCTTCTGAAATTATTGATATCGGTGCCGTCAAAGTGAACGAGGACCCTGCGGCTGGCCTTGTAGTCACTGATACCTTCCATACGTATGTCCGCCCTTCGAATAAATCTGTCCTGTCCACCGACACGGTACAGTTCACAGGCATTACCCAAAAAGACATTGACGCTGCCCCATTGTTTCCGGCCGCGCTCAGTCAGTTTATCGACTGGATGGGCACCGAACCTTATTATATGTGCTCATGGGGACCGGACGACCGCAGTAAGCTCATCTCCCATTGCCGTACACACCAGCTCGATGTATCCTGGATCACCAATCATAATGACCTGCAGCAGCAGTGGTCACGGGCCATGCGCAAAGAAGGAAAGTTCCGGCAGCTCGGGCTTGCCCAAGCTCTTGAACTCTGTGGAATCGAGTTTGATGGTACACAGCACCGTGCTCTGGATGATGCCATTAATACGGCCAAAGTGTTTATCCATCAGTTTGATCAGTTCAAGCTGGAAAACAACTGTGCAGCCGATGATGAAGGCACAGCCTCCAAAGTGGTTTATTCGAGCGCTGCCGATGATGAAGAAAAAGAATCACCATTTGGCAATCTGGCCGATCTGTTCAAAGGCAAGGTTTAG